From a single Pelmatolapia mariae isolate MD_Pm_ZW linkage group LG20, Pm_UMD_F_2, whole genome shotgun sequence genomic region:
- the krt18a.1 gene encoding keratin, type I cytoskeletal 18, with amino-acid sequence MQTSRHSTYSVRSSTSSRAPAMSITRTSAPVYKSSSIHGGAGGTKISVSSSYRSGLGSSMAAGSGAGGFSSSIQVSGNSADIMGNEKFAMQNLNDRLASYLETVRNLEQANLKLEIKIKEALEKSGPDFRDYSKYQAILDDLRKKVFDATIDNARLVLNIDNARLAADDFRVKYESELAIRQSVEADIVGLRKVIDDTNLTRMNLESEIEALKEELIHLKKNHENEVIELRNQIAQSGVHVDVDAPKGQDLAQIMAEIRAKYEKMAQKNQEELKAWHESQITEVQTQVTQNTEALKGAQTEVHELRRQIQTLEIELESQKSLKASLEGTLRDTELRYNMEIESLNTIILGLEAELTQLRSKIQLQTQDYEALLNTKMKLEAEIATYRRLLDGGDFKLQDALEEQKTTVTKTKKVMTVTQTLVDGKVVSSSTETKNL; translated from the exons ATGCAAACCTCCAGACATAGTACATACTCTGTGCGCTCCTCCACTAGTAGCAGGGCTCCTGCTATGTCCATCACTCGCACCTCTGCTCCGGTCTACAAATCCAGCAGCATTCATGGTGGGGCCGGTGGGACCAAAATCAGCGTCTCCTCCAGCTACCGCAGTGGCCTGGGATCCAGCATGGCAGCTGGCTCTGGAGCAGGAGGCTTCTCCAGCAGCATCCAGGTGAGCGGGAACAGCGCCGACATCATGGGCAACGAGAAGTTTGCCATGCAGAACCTGAATGACCGCCTGGCCAGTTACCTGGAGACGGTGAGGAACCTGGAGCAGGCCAACCTCAAGCTGGAGATTAAGATCAAGGAGGCCCTGGAGAAGAGCGGACCCGACTTCAGAGACTACAGCAAGTACCAGGCCATCCTGGATGACCTGCGGAAGAAG GTGTTTGATGCCACTATCGACAATGCTCGTCTGGTTCTCAACATCGACAACGCTCGCCTGGCGGCTGATGACTTCCGAGTGAA ATATGAGTCCGAGCTGGCCATCCGCCAGTCTGTGGAGGCCGACATTGTTGGTCTGAGGAAAGTCATCGATGATACCAACTTGACCCGCATGAACCTGGAGAGCGAGATCGAAGCACTGAAGGAGGAGCTCATCCACCTCAAGAAAAACCATGAAAAT gaaGTTATCGAGCTTCGTAACCAGATTGCCCAGTCTGGAGTCCACGTGGATGTCGACGCTCCTAAAGGCCAGGATCTGGCTCAGATCATGGCAGAAATCAGGGCCAAGTATGAGAAGATGGCACAGAAGAACCAGGAAGAATTGAAAGCATGGCATGAATCTCAG ATAACAGAAGTGCAGACACAGGTGACCCAGAACACAGAGGCCCTGAAGGGTGCCCAGACAGAGGTGCACGAACTGCGCAGACAGATACAAACGCTGGAGATTGAACTGGAATCACAGAAGAGCCTG AAAGCCTCTCTGGAGGGCACGCTAAGGGACACGGAGCTCCGTTACAACATGGAGATAGAGTCTTTAAACACCATCATCCTGGGCCTGGAGGCAGAGCTCACACAGCTGCGAAGCAAAATCCAGTTGCAGACGCAGGATTACGAGGCCCTGCTCAACACAAAGATGAAGCTGGAGGCTGAGATCGCAACATACCGACGGCTGCTGGACGGTGGAGACTTCAA GCTCCAGGATGCTCTGGAAGAGCAGAAAACAACAGTGACCAAGACCAAAAAAGTGATGACCGTCACACAGACGCTGGTGGACGGCAAGGTGGTGTCATCCAGCACAGAGACCAAGAACCTCTGA
- the LOC134619303 gene encoding keratin, type I cytoskeletal 18-like, translating to MELRRQSSQSFGLSSPAGPRSLRVETSYAHSVTGGAGGRGTKISSASYGSRVGSGFGGGYDYQSLSSGSTSGAMGIGNEKHAMQGLNDRLANYLETVRNLEKANTVLELKIREATENRGPLEGRDYSKYYAIIEGLRAQIINMTKDTAQLIISLDNARLASDDFRTKCEYELSMRQTVEADVSRLRKVLDDTNVTRLHLESEIESLKEELITLKKNHKREVDELRVQIAQAGVRVDVDAPKGQDLARIMEEIRAKYEKIALQNQQELEAWHNSQITEVQVKVTESSTALKEATGLMTETRRRHQALEIELQSAHSLKASLEAALHDIERRYNLELEKYNEIILSLQEELAQIRSSIQQNTNEYEALLNIKVKLEAEIAEYRRLLDGEGDLNLMDAVDLKKIQVVTVTQTVVDGKVVSESKESKEIGSTENLALG from the exons ATGGAGCTTAGACGCCAGTCTTCTCAAAGTTTTGGTTTAAGTTCACCTGCAGGTCCCAGATCCCTACGGGTGGAAACCTCCTACGCCCACAGTGTGACTGGAGGGGCAGGCGGCCGTGGAACCAAGATTTCCAGTGCCAGCTATGGTTCGCGTGTTGGCAGCGGTTTTGGCGGAGGATACGACTACCAGTCCTTGTCCTCTGGATCCACTTCTGGCGCCATGGGCATTGGAAACGAGAAGCATGCCATGCAGGGCCTGAATGACCGCCTGGCGAACTATCTGGAGACGGTGAGGAATCTGGAGAAGGCCAATACAGTGCTGGAGCTCAAGATCAGAGAGGCCACCGAGAATAGAGGCCCCTTGGAAGGGAGGGACTACAGCAAGTACTACGCTATCATCGAAGGCCTCAGGGCCCAG atTATTAACATGACCAAGGATACCGCCCAGCTAATTATCAGTCTTGACAACGCACGTCTGGCTTCAGATGACTTCCGAACCAA GTGTGAGTATGAGTTGTCCATGAGGCAGACAGTGGAGGCTGATGTTTCAAGACTGAGGAAGGTCCTGGATGACACCAATGTTACTCGCTTGCACCTGGAGAGTGAAATCGAGTCCCTCAAGGAGGAGTTGATCACCCTGAAGAAGAACCACAAGAGA GAAGTTGATGAATTGCGAGTTCAAATCGCACAGGCTGGGGTCCGTGTGGATGTTGATGCACCAAAAGGACAGGACCTGGCCAGAATCATGGAGGAAATAAGAGCAAAGTATGAGAAGATAGCGCTACAGAACCAGCAGGAGCTTGAAGCGTGGCATAACTCCCAG ATCACAGAGGTGCAGGTCAAAGTCACAGAGAGCTCAACAGCCCTGAAGGAGGCCACAGgtttaatgactgaaactaggaGGCGGCATCAGGCACTGGAAATTGAGCTCCAGTCTGCACATAGTCTG AAAGCGTCCCTGGAGGCTGCCCTTCATGACATTGAGAGGCGTTACAATTTAGAGCTGGAAAAATACAATGAGATAATCCTGAGTCTGCAGGAGGAACTGGCACAGATCCGCAGCAGCATCCAGCAAAACACGAATGAGTACGAGGCCCTCCTCAACATCAAGGTGAAGCTGGAGGCTGAGATTGCAGAGTACAGAAGGCTGCTGGATGGTGAAGGAGACTTAAA CCTTATGGATGCAGTTGACCTAAAGAAAATCCAAGTGGTGACGGTCACTCAGACTGTGGTGGACGGCAAAGTGGTGTCAGAGAGCAAGGAGAGCAAGGAGATCGGATCCACAGAAAATTTGGCATTAGGttaa